The Lolium rigidum isolate FL_2022 chromosome 1, APGP_CSIRO_Lrig_0.1, whole genome shotgun sequence region GATGGGGAACTGGGCAAGGATTTGCCTAggcagcttcctcctcctcctgctcatcTTCGTAATCCTCTTCATCCTCAGCCGTGGCATCCTGGTACTGCTGGTACTCTGCCACAAGATCGTTCATGTTGCTCTCGGCCTCGGTGAACTCCATCTCATCCATGCCCTCACCCGTGTACCAGTGCAAGAAAGCCTTCCTCCTGAACATGGCAGTGAACTGCTCGCTCACACGGCGGAACATCTCCTGGATCGAAGTAGAGTTGCCAACGAACGTGGACGACATCTTCAGGCCAGTGGGTGGGATGTCACACACACTCGACTTGACGTTGTTGGGGATCCATTCCACAAAGTAGGACGAGTTCTTGTTCTGGACATTCAGCATCTGCTCATCGACTTCCTTGGTGCTCATCTTTCCGCGGAACATGGCTGAGGCAGTAAGGTAGCGGCCGTGCCGAGGGTCAGCGGCACACATCATGTTCTTGGAGTCCCACATCTGCTGAGTCAGCTCAGGTACAGTGAGGGCACGGTACATCTGTGACCCTCTCGAGGTCAGTGGAGCAAATCCAACCATGAAGAAGTGCAGCCTTGGGAATGGGATCAGGTTCACAGCAAGCTTCCGGAGGTCAGAGTTGAGCTGGCCAGGGAAACGGAGACAGCAGGTAACACCACTCATGGTTGCTGAGATAAGGTGGTTGAGATCACCAACTGGAAAAAAAGGAAAGATAGGTGAGATAACCAAGCTAGTAACAAATTTAGCTATAGAAACAGAACAACAACAGATGTGCAGTGAAGTATGTTCACATTTCCAGTTAACAGATGATAGCAACATGCCACTTCAGGAAAGATGCAAAACTCATATACTGAAGGATCCAAAACACAATAAACAGGAAACAACATGAGCATGCACAATTGTACACTCCCAGCAAAATGTAGAAGCAAATTGCATCACTACAGTCATCAATTGACTCCACTTGCACTATAATACGACTAACTCACATGGACCAAAGTATAGGGTACTTTGCCAATCATGGGAGTTAATGCTACCAAACATCATGTGAAAGAGACAGACATTGACACAAAACATGAGAGATTATTCTACTACAAACAAGGACAAGAGTCCACGGAAATATCAATTCATGTACTACGCTGATACATGACAAATGCCAAAAAAAGGGGAGCAATTTGGCACTTACAGGTGGGTGTGGAGAGCTTCAGAGTGCGGAAGCAGATGTCGTAGAGGGCCTCATTGTCGAGAACCATGCACTCATCCGCATTCTCAACAAGCTGGTGGACCGAGAGCGTAGCGTTGTACGGCTCCACAACAGTATCAGACACCTTGGGCGATGGGAAGACCGAGAACGTCATCATCATCCGGTCCGGGTACTCCTCCCTGATCTTGGAGATGAGCAGGGTGCCCATTCCGGAGCCTGTGCCTCCTCCCAGCGAGTGGCAGACCTGAAATCCTGCGATAACAGAGCAATAATTAGTTACGAATCCAAAATTACTTGTACTGCATCTAATTAGGCAGTTTGCAGCCACTAGACATTAAGGGATAGGAGCTCAGGAAATTCACTAGTAGAAATTAACCGTTTCGTTCCCAAATGGTCTCGCAAATCGAATAGATCTACGGAAAAAAAAGTTCAGATCTAGAACTCGGGGCACGCAGAAATGCAGGATGAGACCTAGATCTGTGGGGTATAAGCCTCTAGGAATCGAACAGAGAGAGGGTAATTAAGACGACAGATCCGGCGAGTTGAGCAAGACGGGGCATACCCTGTAGGCAGTCGCAGTTCTCGGCCTCCTTGCGTACGACGTCGAGGACGGAGTCGATGAGCTCTGCGCCCTCGGTGTAGTGTCCCTTGGCCCAGTTGTTGCCTGCGCCGGACTGGCCGAAGACGAAGTTGTCGGGGCGGAAGATCTGGCCGTATGGCCCGGAGCGCACCGAGTCCATGGTGCCCGGCTCGAGGTCCATGAGCACGGCGCGGGGCACGAAGCGGCCGCCGCTGGCCTCGTTGTAGTAGACGTTGATGCGCTCCATCTggaggtcggagtcgccggcgtacTTGCCCGTCTGGTCGATGCC contains the following coding sequences:
- the LOC124700499 gene encoding tubulin beta-3 chain-like, with amino-acid sequence MREILHIQGGQCGNQIGAKFWEVICDEHGIDQTGKYAGDSDLQMERINVYYNEASGGRFVPRAVLMDLEPGTMDSVRSGPYGQIFRPDNFVFGQSGAGNNWAKGHYTEGAELIDSVLDVVRKEAENCDCLQGFQVCHSLGGGTGSGMGTLLISKIREEYPDRMMMTFSVFPSPKVSDTVVEPYNATLSVHQLVENADECMVLDNEALYDICFRTLKLSTPTFGDLNHLISATMSGVTCCLRFPGQLNSDLRKLAVNLIPFPRLHFFMVGFAPLTSRGSQMYRALTVPELTQQMWDSKNMMCAADPRHGRYLTASAMFRGKMSTKEVDEQMLNVQNKNSSYFVEWIPNNVKSSVCDIPPTGLKMSSTFVGNSTSIQEMFRRVSEQFTAMFRRKAFLHWYTGEGMDEMEFTEAESNMNDLVAEYQQYQDATAEDEEDYEDEQEEEEAA